The Vicugna pacos unplaced genomic scaffold, VicPac4 scaffold_104, whole genome shotgun sequence sequence caccaagaagtttgcaaaaaccaagcacataggaaagcagtctgaattctgacttggggagatggttttccaggacattagtttgccatctaggtctacagaaacttgctattccatgccccaacacttggtctcccaacttactggcctgtcctgcactgagaagaatgaatttggactcaataacacttctacctacctagcaagttggacactgggactgagggcagctctcccacacacaggggcctacggtgagcccttgattattccccgaggttggggtgtggtttacccaggagggatggggactctacaccaacactcaggcagtctgctccttctggggctctgacattttacctcccgctccctgccagcccaacatttgggacagtggagctaaggcagagatcgtgcctgcctgtttcccagcgtgtaaaaggggaatatgtactcttcccaaggtagttctgagaaacaacacctgcgggtgcttggttccctgagcaacagtaaacctagctccttgtgggggcaacgggtatgatacccgtagggtttctgcagagaccttagctggagggctgggccagggacgtaaaatatgagctgtgggcaatgacgggtaagagaagggtgtataggcatgactgctgcctccttcggggtgccacaagaggtaaaacgctttctccccatctctgttactcccctcccaattccagataactgccttccctctgctcctcctgtccatgtgtctccctccacttttccccgcctcccctcctcctcccctattctccctccctcggttccccttctctctcaggacccagagcggatcgctggccctcctgcgcatgcgcagttgctgccagctggaccgcgggttggaagctccagctccgagccggggatcggccccaatggcttctcagctctgtcgccctgtaggcctttggctactgcctggggccggggcctctggctgtggaagtgcaaggtgaggggatatcgggaaaggggtgaggcggctgcgggagggcggtcggcatgtcacagccccccagggcgccagtcagcgtgtgttcagctggattgctcgggccagacccctctgcccgcgccacctgccccggcgccccggccaca is a genomic window containing:
- the LOC140694819 gene encoding uncharacterized protein, which codes for MTSCQVPRPAPEHQPEPTSALFWPDNCLPSAPPVHVSPSTFPRLPSSSPILPPSVPLLSQDPERIAGPPAHAQLLPAGPRVGSSSSEPGIGPNGFSALSPCRPLATAWGRGLWLWKCKLLLVESGKGSGSAEGASVSLIRISAPAVQEFLIDPVLRNSFRVGKTSASQNPQFQM